From a single Spongiibacter taiwanensis genomic region:
- a CDS encoding PP2C family protein-serine/threonine phosphatase, whose product MSIPLSHRLLLVGQAVTNYADLRATLESLGVEVLLVIRRQEALTGFREDDIDMVMIDIDASDGIAMLAEMAEDPRELPLIAISHRESAATVVSALRHGATDYLMLPVQSRDVLAHAMDRAMERGNLKRENLAYRTKLENANRELLESLTHLQQDQQAGKHVQQLLLPDTPKEIGGYQFCHFILPSLYLSGDFVDYFLVGGDHAVFFVADVSGHGASSAFVTVFLKNLFARKRSDFLHRGSTAILSPAKMLAIANRELIEMGIGKHVTMCVGALDLKCQQLSYSVAGHLPAPVMATEGRAAFLPEHDMPVGLFSEAEFSDHMISFPPGAVLTLFSDGILEVLEQDSLEQKEQALLDLLGSGQRSSTELAGAFNLVTQDEPPDDIAILVVSRL is encoded by the coding sequence ATGAGCATCCCTTTAAGCCATCGTTTGCTGCTGGTTGGGCAGGCGGTCACCAATTACGCTGATCTGCGTGCCACCCTGGAAAGTTTGGGGGTGGAAGTGCTGCTTGTGATTCGGCGCCAGGAGGCCCTGACCGGCTTTCGGGAAGACGATATCGACATGGTAATGATCGATATTGATGCCAGCGATGGTATTGCCATGCTGGCGGAAATGGCCGAAGACCCCAGGGAGCTGCCGCTGATCGCGATCTCTCACCGGGAGAGTGCGGCAACGGTGGTGTCGGCGCTGCGTCATGGCGCCACCGACTATCTCATGCTGCCGGTACAAAGCCGCGATGTGCTGGCTCACGCCATGGACCGGGCCATGGAGCGAGGTAACCTGAAACGGGAGAACCTCGCCTACCGGACCAAATTGGAGAACGCCAACCGCGAGCTGCTGGAAAGCCTGACGCATTTGCAGCAGGACCAGCAAGCGGGCAAGCACGTTCAGCAACTGCTACTACCCGACACCCCCAAAGAAATCGGCGGGTATCAGTTTTGCCACTTTATTCTGCCTTCGCTCTACCTGAGCGGTGATTTCGTCGACTATTTTCTGGTGGGCGGCGATCACGCGGTCTTTTTTGTTGCGGATGTGTCCGGCCATGGCGCCAGCTCGGCTTTCGTAACGGTGTTTCTGAAAAACCTTTTCGCTCGCAAGCGCAGTGACTTCTTGCATCGGGGCTCCACGGCGATCCTTTCGCCGGCCAAAATGCTGGCGATTGCCAACCGCGAGCTGATTGAGATGGGTATCGGCAAGCATGTGACCATGTGTGTTGGCGCCCTTGATCTCAAATGCCAGCAGTTGAGCTATTCCGTGGCTGGCCATTTGCCCGCGCCGGTAATGGCCACTGAGGGCCGGGCCGCATTTCTGCCAGAACACGATATGCCGGTGGGCCTGTTTTCAGAGGCGGAGTTCAGCGACCATATGATCAGCTTCCCCCCTGGGGCTGTGCTGACCCTGTTTTCCGATGGTATATTAGAGGTGCTGGAGCAAGACAGCCTGGAGCAGAAAGAACAGGCTTTGCTTGATTTACTTGGCTCCGGGCAGCGTTCTTCAACAGAACTGGCGGGGGCTTTCAATCTGGTTACTCAGGATGAACCCCCAGACGATATTGCGATTCTCGTAGTAAGCAGGTTATAG